A region of the Pseudorca crassidens isolate mPseCra1 chromosome 9, mPseCra1.hap1, whole genome shotgun sequence genome:
ATCTCGGtctcccatccccatccccctAGCTGTGTTCCCACAGACCTGGGCCTCCTGCTGCCCACCATGGCCAAAAGTGGAGAGGCCCTGCCGCAGGGCAGCCCGGTGCTGGTCCAGGATCCTCACCTCATCAAGGTGACAGTGAAGACGCCCAAGGACAAGGAGGATTTCTCAGTTACAGACACTTGCACCATCCAGCAGCTGAAGGAAGAGATATCCCAGCGCTTTAAGGCCCACCCTGATCAGCTGATCCTAATATTTGCTGGCAAAATCCTCAAGGACCCTGACTCACTGGCACAGTGTGGGGTCCGAGATGGCCTCACTGTCCACCTGGTCATCAAGATGCAGCGCCGTACTGTGGGCACTGAGTGCCCAGCTGCTTCGGTCCCTATCCCAGCCCCAAGCCTTGGATCACTCCCTCAGCCAAGCTCCATTTACCCAGCAGACAGGCTACCCACCTTTAGCTTAGGTGTCCTCACAGGCCTCAATGGGCTAGGCCTGACCTCCGGTAGTTTCCCCGACCCGCCAAGCTCACTGATGTGGCAGGATATGTCTGTGCCTGAGTTTGTGGCTCAGATCATTGATGACTCCTTCATCCAGGGTCTGCTGTCCAACACAGGCCTGGTGCGCCAGCTGGTTCTTGACAACCCCCATATGCAGCAGCTGATCCAGCACAACCCTGAGATTGGGCACATTCTCAACAACCCTGAAATCATGCGGCAGACAATGGAGTTTCTGTGCAAACCTGCCATGATGCAAGAGATGATGCGTAGCCAGGACCGGGCACTCAGAAACCTGGAGAGCATCCCTGGTGGCTACAATGTGCTCCGTACCATGTATACAGATATCATGCACCCAATGCTTAATGCAGTGCAGGAGCAGTTTGGTGGCAATCCCTTTGCTACCACCACTACTGCTAATGCTACCACCAGTAGCTGCCAACCTTCAAGGATGGAGAACTGTgaccctctccccaacccctgggcttcCACGTTTGCAGGCTCAGCTGGtaggagaggcaggaggcctggggaccaGGATGTATCCGAACTTAGAAACAGTGTTTGCAATATTCTAGGTAATATGAGGCTCTATGACTATCTCCAGCAATTACATGAGAGGCCCCTGTCCCTGAGAACCTATCTGCAGGGGATTGCATCTACCCTCAGCCCAAGCCAagaaccaccatcaccaccaggaAGCCAAGTTCCCCCAACTTCACCCTCATCCCAGGAACTTGAGTCAGGCCGGCCTCTCCCCAGGGAGTCAGTAGCAATCAAGGGGAAGCCCTCCTGCCCCGCATTCTTGAGATATCCCACAGAGAGCAGTGCTAGAAAAGCTGGAAGCCGAGATGGTGCAGGGAATGGCTCCACTGCCCACAGCACCAACATGCCTGATCTTGTCTCCAGGCTGGAGTGTGCTGCCAACAAGGCCCCATTTGTTCCTTCCCCACCTTCACCCACGGCAGTTACCGCTGGAACCCCTGAGCATGTCTGGCTGCCGCCACCAGCTTACCCAAGATCTCTGAGGCCAGCCAGAATGAATGAGGCCCCACAGTTGCAGGACGAAATGTGCTGGCAGCTGCCACTGCTGCTGCACCTTCAGGCAGCCATGGCAAACCCTCGTGCCATGCATGCCTTGCTGCAGATTGAGCAGGGTCTGCAGATCCTGGCTACTGAAGCCCCTCGCCTCCTCCTTTTGTTCATGCCTTGCCTAGCAGGGCTGGGAAGTACAGCAGGAAGTACAGAGCCTCGAGAGGGTGCCCTTATGCCTGCGGATCCTCCCCTAGCCCCAGGTCCTGAAGTTCCCTCAGCACAAGGCTCTGTGGAGCTGGGCCTCCATTCCATGCCCTTCCTCCAGATGTTGCAAGCCCTAGCTGGCGCCAATCCCCTGCAGCTGCAGCCCGAGACTCACTTCCGGGTGCAGCTAGAGCAATTGCGGGCCATGGGCTTTCTGAATCCTGAAGCCAATCTGCAGGCCCTCATTGCCACCGGAGGTGATGTAGATGCTGCTGTGAAGAAGCTGAGGCAGCTGTAGGAGCCCTAGTTGTTCAGACCGTatcttttcctctgtgcttttCCCCCCATATCCCCTACCTTAACACCCCCATTCTTGAATGCAGCTGCACTATGATGCTCTTTACTGTGGAGACAATGTTGTTCCAGAGTCATTGGGAAAAATGAGAGCCAGGACAGGGTAGGGGTGCTGCGAGTGACCCAGCCATCCCTGCCACTGTACCATCGTGGGACCCCAGTCTGAGCTCTGCTAATGCCTATCTTGAGATGCAATTACATCCAATCTTCCATGTCATCTGCTGCCTGAGTCTGATTTTTTTGTGGTCTATGAGAAAAGCGGGGGGTGTATAGGAGAAGAGGTGGTGGTAAGAGCTGTCTCTGCATGGATGGGAGGGCTTGGATGGGAAACCAAAAGGTTTCAAGTTAGAAGATTCAGAGGCACGGGGAACAGAGGAGGGTGAGATGAAGACTGCAGCTTTCCTGGTGTCCTTCCAAAGGTCCCCCCAGATTTGGTGTCCTGTAGGAGCTGCCACCATGCACTCTGTGTTCTTTGGGGCTCTCTACCATCAGCCAGACTGAAAAGTGGGCACGGCTTCTTATTTTTACTGCCTCTGAGCATTATCCTACAGGTGGCTCTCACTTTTGGGATTTCATTCTGATCTGAGTGGATAGCAATAGAGCAAGAATCAGGCTGAGTTCTAAGATTCCCTGATCTCACCAGGTTTACAAAGTTACTGTCCCTGGTAGCCAGATTTGTAGTTGATTCCACTGCCACGGACCCAGCTTGttctggattttgtctttcttgcAATATCTAGCTCAGAAACTGAGGACCTACCCTGTGCTCAGCATTCTGCTAGGGATTAGGAATTCAATGTGAGTAAAAGAGGCACGGTCCTGCCCTCATGAGTGTATGATGGTAGCTGGAACTGTTCAAACAGTACTAATTATATATAATCACAAACTAtgataagtgctataaaagaTGGGGAACTGTGAAATAGCGTAACAGAGGCTTGGTCTAgtctggagagagagggaagggttcTGTGAGCAGGTTCTCCAATCTAAAATCTGAAAAGTGGTAAGAATGAAGTAGGGAAAGATTCGAGAGGGGAGGGAAAAGTATTTCAGCAGAAGAACCATTATGTACAAAGGTGCTGAGGCAGGGTGTGCATAGCACACAGGAGGTGCTCTCAGCATCTCAGACTAAATTCTCATTTGCACTCAGGGATGCTTCTCAATACCCATGTGCTTCTGGGGCAAAAGTGTTACAATTCATGAATCAAGTGAGTGAACCATGCCTTCCAGCAAATAAATGTGCCAGTGAGCTCACACAGGTAAACACGCTATGGAGTGATACACTAACAGAAAATGTAtattcacccttttttttttttttttttttttttttttgtggtacacgggcctctcactgttgtggcctctcccgttgtggagcacaggctccggatgcgcaggctcagcggccatggctcacgggcccagccgttctgcagcatgtgggatcttcccggaccggggcacaaacctgcgtcccctgcatcaacaggcggactctcaaccactgcgccaccagggaagacccatatTCACCCTTTAATACACCTTCACATGGGCACACTTTTGTGCACGTGTATGAGCATACACACAAAACACAGTCTGTTAGAGTTTTATCACCAATGGGGGtataaagaaacaagcaaaaatctAATGCTGTATTCTTGTCAAGGAAAGAAAAGGGTCTTTGAAAGAGGATACCACTATAGTAAAAGTAGCCATGGTGTGTGTTTAAAAGTCAGAGACTCAGTGTTGGGGGTCCTTTTAGGGAGAAACAGGTTCTGCCTGGAATCTATGATACTTGGACCAACCTGTCTTTACCTTTTAGCTACCAGCACATGGCTTAGAGATGAAATGAGCTTTGGGGGCAACTTTCTCCCattgttttatggtttttttttttttgtttgtttgtttgttttgcggtatgcaggcctctcactgttgtggcctctcccgttgcggagcacaggctctggacacgcaggctcagcggccatggctcacgggcccagccgctccacggcatgtgggatcttcccggaccagggcacgaacccgtgtcccctgcatcggcaggcggactctcaaccactgcgccaccagggaagccctgttttatgttttaatctCTAGGTGGAGCACAAGGCTTCAAACCTCCTTTTTACCCCCTCTTCACTCCCCATCAGTGAGGGAGTTCTTGTCCAGAGCAAGTGAACTGTTGTTTACGTTGGGGCTAGGGGAAAGGCCGACGAAAGTCTTGCCTCTTCATTTCCTGCAACTAAGAAGGCTCTGGGACTGCTTCTGACCACTGAAGTTGTCTACTGTAATCTCTAATTTCAACGCTTGGAAGGCCAGGTAGGTCTGAGAAAAAATTCAGGGAAAGAAATGTTGCTTTTATTTACCTTTCATATGGGCTACGAAAAGCCTGAGTATTCATGTGACGTAAATTCCAGCTCACCAGGGCAGACAGTAGGTGGGAATCTGGGTCTAAAAGTCCTGGGTAGAGAGGAGAGTGCTCATTTATTGGATTGTTTTCTGGTCCTCTCCTATGGAGAGCCCTCAACTGTTGATTGTGTGTTTGGAATCTTGGCTCTAGCTTCATTGGAGACTGAACTCAACAGCTCCATGTTCAGCTCTGTGGTGGTGTCCAAAGGAAGGAGGTTCCTGGGGTGGGGAAGGTCACTGTCCTCCACCTAGCAGCTGATGTAGGACCTGGCACATGggaaacattcaataaatgattgaataaatgaatgttgaatgatGAATGAAGAAACAAGTGACCAAATGAGAAAGTGGTCGAGGAGGCTAGGTAGATATgaatcaaataaacaatctcagAGGACCAGGGCTTCTGCCTgggaaaataaagactgttggAGTTTGGGGAGGAGATGCCTTCAGGCTGAtgttactgaaatggcaggcctCCAGAGACGTCCCATTTACATTCCCCGCTCTGACTCTCACACGACATCAGCAGTGGTCTCAGTCACATATCTGGGCCTTGAAAGGGCCCCACACTAGGGGGTTGTGTGGATGGAAGAGAAGCAGAGTCATAATTTTGGTCATATTGGGCCTAGTATGACCTTGCTCTTCCCAAAGAAAATGTACCCTTTCCTCAGACCAAGAGATTTTTTAGAAAGTCAGAGAGCAGTGAAGCTTGAAAAGCTGATTTGCGTCACAAATAGCCAGCCAGGTAGTTGGATAGCAATTTAAGAGAAAGGTGTTATCCAAAGACCAGAAAGTGCTTTTATGCATCTGTGTTCTTTATGTTTTAAAGATGTTCCCCTAATATCTCTGTCATAAATACATGggtacatttttttctagatattttaggGTTTCACTACTTACACTTAATTTTAAATAACAGTTAACATTATTGAGGCTTTCCTCTAGCCAGGCCCTGTTCCAAGCTCTTTACATCTGAATCCACGCAATTGTCCTTTAATGCAAGTATTATTATTCTTAActtcagatgaggaaaactgaggcataaagagaGAGGAAGTACTTTGCTTAAAGTTTTACAGCTCCTGCAtaatagagccaggatttgaaattAGTGTATTTCCAGAGTCTACACTCTTAACTGCTGCACTAAATCAATGCTTTAATTCTTACCTCTAGAAAGTGAAGAGGGGTACTATTTGTGGTATTTCATTAGAATTTTTGCACCCCTGACTCCTGCAAGTATCTACACTggatagaaatattttctttaccgTATCCtgcatatgtgtacatgtgtatgtatttttggtgttttttgaTTTAATCTACTACTTCAATtttaactttgaaatattttgttggtctttttttgcggtacgcgggcctcactgctgtggcctcttccgttgctgagcacaggctccggacgcgcaggctcagcggccatggctcacgggcccagccgctccgcggcatgtgggatcctcccggatcggggcacgagcccgcgtcccctgcatcggcaggcggactctcaaccactgcgccaccggggaagcccagggcttttatctaaaacaaattaaatttggATTCTCTAATTGTTGATGATCTGCTGTGGTATTTCCATTATTAACACTAAAGTCACCCGCTGGAAATAGtgagttattattttttccttcaatttataACGTCAGCATCTTTAGGTACTGTTAGCACTACCTACTGAGGTACCTCTGCCTCTGGTCACTCTGTTAATTCTTTACGATGGAAATTTATACCTCTAGGCTATAACTCAGGTTTTTACAGTTTGGTCAGTTTCCctactaaaatattaaaatcctatattcacattttcttttgcatgtttgtattttattaaaaaaaaacacacgaaTATAAAAGACCCTGGTTCCTGGGAAAAGCCTATGAGAACTGAGGAATAAACATCAGAATGTGGTGTGCACGTCACAGTCATGTGCTAGTGCCCTGTATATACTAGAAATGCGGGGAAATAAATCCAGAAAAAGGTTCTTACTTCAATAGCCATGGTGGTCTATAGCTAGGGTCAGCAAAAAGAAGGGTTCAATCACTATTCTGACCACTAAGTGCCTCTGAAAAAGGCAGCCCCCTGGGTAGCCACTTTTCTGAAATATGGTTATTTGGCTCTTTTCCTGCTTCGTGTTCATTGGCTGGAGCTCCAGGACCAATGGTGGTAAGGCAAAGATTTCTCCACCCCCACGTCTCTGCCATCACATTCTAGTACCTCCTCTGAGAGCCCTCAGTTGTTGCATCAGCGATGTACTTCTTTCTTTGTTATTCTCTATTGCATcaacctttcatttctttcacagCAGTTACATAAAGTTGTAATTATTTATTgttgcatttaaaatttctttatttgcCTTCCCTCTTAAAATAGAAGCATCATAGAGGCAAAGAATATATGCAGTGGTAGATCCTCGGTAACTAGTACTCACTAAAATATAGGGGCTTtccattaaataaatgaatgaatgaataaataaatgattttcattAACTAACTAAATAAAGCAGAATAGATGTTTTCTATCATGAAAACTCAATGCCCAGTGATAGAACAGTAACATATCAAGGAAAGTGCTCCTCTAGGgatttgagtttaattttttctataaatgACTCTGACCTGATGATCTGGCCACTTTAGTTTAGTCTACATAgataatatatgtatttctgtCTCACTTTTCTGTAGCAGTTCCAGTCTTGGCCAGTCAGTATAAGAGGTAGATATGTTCTTCACCTATTTGATGTCTCATAGCATTAATAATCCAAACTCTGAAATTTAGGGTTCGCTATAAAAGACTGAGACTCAATGATAGGAATAATACATAATAACTACCTTCATGATTATTGTTGTCATGGTTGCTTTTAAGTCACTGTTTGGTAGCCTGTagcattttcttctaattttctcCGTTTTTCTCCAGGAGCCGCATGTAGATGCTGTACAAGCCACAAGATGGCAGGAGTGGTTTATGGAACCGCTGACTCAGCTGGGGCCATCCAGAGGGCACTTTGAGGGAAGAACTTGTAGACCCCATACAAGGAGGGTTGGAGGTGAGAAACCAAGGTCTCTTTCCCCACTTCTTTTTCCTGAGGGGAGATGCTAAAAGTAAGTcccttttctttccattgttGACAGCAAAGACAAAAGGTcattactcttaaaaaaaaaaacattggctTCTTTGGAGTCTTAGTCTGTATTCACGTTAACCCAAGAATGCACACAAGCTAACAATGCTCTTAGTGTAGGATGATAGAAACAGCCCCCCACAGCTCCTGGCTCCAAAAACAAGACTGTATGTTTGAGTATTTTCATACATGTGTATGTAAGTGTGTTGAAAAAAGGGCAGAGGGATTATAAATAGGGATTCTCTCTAAGGAAGGTACGAAGGTAATGGTGAGGGGTTTTTCACTTTATATTTAACATGTATGAAGTATATCTATTATGTTATATTTGTATCATGGAATTATTTAAAGTattcatagaaattttaaaagacttaattaTTTACTGGTTACATGATCTTAAAAGATTTTCTCaaattatcatattttatttttttattagtaaaaataagatgtaaaaaatatgtttcatagagttttattgaggaataatgaATGTAAATCTCCTAATACTGCTGCATGTGGCTCACAGTGGCTGCTAAAATACCACTGCTAATGGATTTCTACTAACTATTAATTATCATTTTGTGCCTATCACCCCACATGCATGCACGTACGTATCATCTTCTATCATGTTGGCTCATGCAGTGCTAGATAACAAGCACGTACTTAGCttatatttgtgaatgaatgaatacctaCCTTTAAAAACTTCATCCTCCCTAAATGTCTAATCCTAGATCCTGGTCATATAGCCATATATATTTTGATATCCCAAGCACTCTAGCACAGATTCTACTTCAAAGGCACTTAACAAATGTTGGTAAATGAACATCTGTCTAATCTGGTTCACATGACTGACCCATGATGTAGGATTCTTACAGGTCTATACTAGATTTGTGAGGGCCACAAGGAAGGCAAAAGTTTCTGAGTAGATGCTTCTAACATCCTCAGAGAAGAGTTCCCCTGAATCCTCATGAGAATGTGCAAATTCAACATTCTACTCCCAAGAACACTTTGGCCTACAGAGGAAAGCCACCACTAGCTCTGTAAGTTTGGTTCTTCCTGTTTCTAAGCATAACACCTTAAGTCACTCAGTCTCTGGGAACCTCAAAAATCTTGTGATAAATAGGACTAAAACTTCCGCCAGGTCCTGTTTTTCTTGTAAGAATAGAATGCAAATCTTTCCATTAGAATATCTTACATACTCTCGAGCATTGTGCTTGTAAGCAAAGTTTTGCAAAGTCTTTGCTTTCTGTGGCAGGTCAGACCAGGTCTCTACTCATCCTGAATATCCAATAATCCCATTTTCACAAAATGTCTAATAATAACAATCATAGTAATAATAACTAAAACATCTATAGTATTTACTATGGACCAGGAACGATTAGGTGCATTACACGTATTAATGCATTTCATCATTAAAACCATCCAACACACCAAACAGACCAAAGCACAGAAAGATGAAGTGATTTGCCAGAgtacacagccagtaagtggaaaCTGACATTCTAAACCAGACCGTTTGATTCCAAAAGTACTGCACTAGTTTATGTATAGAGAAGCATGAAACAGTGAGTTTTTAGAAATCCAGAGAGGTAATAACTGGACGACCCATGCTGAGCCATAATTAAGTGGTTGAAGGTGCAACAAATCTGAGTGAGCTGGCGGCTCCATAGAAGCAAAGAGTCAAGTGAAGCTGGGGTTACTTGTGAGGTGTAATTGTAAGAGGGGTAGTTTTGCCTTGGTAGAAGTAAAACTTCGAAGAATGTCTGAGTCCTTACTAACTGCTGAGTAAGGACCGGGAAATGCTTCATCTTGGTCAAGATTTGGTTGTGAGGCATGAGATAATGAGAATAGATACAGGGGGAATGCTTAAGGAAGAAGATACATTTGAATGCATACATTGTGTGAGTGTCTCTGTTGTGACAAGTCAGCACATCAGAAACATCACTTTTCTTCTTAACTTCAAAAACCTCTGTTAAAAATGGCTTTATTCTAGTTAACAAAGAAATGACTAAAGCCCAGTGGTTAAAGGGCTTTGCAAGTTCACGTGTCTGTGTTCTGTTCTCTTCCATCTGAACCACATTGAGATATTAGAGACtgttttctgcccctttcctaGAGGCTTTCTTCTAGTTCATTCACTGTAGGGGGGTGGGCTGTATTTGCAAAGCTTGGGAGGGGAGTGGTTAGAGACCATAAGGTCTGTGGCTAAGAGATAAGACTCCAAGTCCTAGAAGGGGCTAAAAGTTTGGGCCTGTGTCTCTGGGCTCGGATAACTGCCCCACCTTAACCCTCCCAACCCTGCATGCACAGGAACTCCTGCTTGGGCCTGGATAGGGGTTAGTCATTGGTGAAGAattattttcctgaattttttgGGGACCCAGAGGAACACCCTGATTTCCCGTCTTCTTTTAAcatctgacccacagaaagaccTTCCCTTGACTCTTTTCTGATCTTCATTTCAATTTTCTGGccctttctcctttgtcttctaTAATCCTTTCactcattttcctttccctttattCCATTGACCTTTCACTGCCCACCTGAGGCTTGCTCTGTCCTCTTCACTCACTGTTTATCTTGCCCACTTGGGCTCATCTCTAAGGCACCTAATCTTTAGCACAAGCACAAAAGCTGGACAAGCAACGCATGCCCCTTAGGAGCTCTTGTGTTATCAACTGGCCCACAACATGATTCTCCACGGGTGGTTGATTGATTCTAAGCGCCCCTCTAACTATCTCCTAGCAGTGCTTCAACTTGTATGTTTCCCAGAGCAGGTGATGGTTCTGGGCctcccctctccagcctccaTTCATGTCTCTGTGGCCACAATCAGACTCCTCAGATCCCccagagaggcaggcagaggtcCTCTATGAATGGTTAGGGACATAAACTTTGTCCTGTCTTAAagccagcatatatatatatatatatatatgtatatatatatgtatttacatctttattggagtataattgctttacagtggtgtgttggtttctgctttataacaaagtgaatcagttatacatatacatatgtccccatatctcctccctcttgcgtctccctccgtcccaccctccctatcccacccctccaggcgatcacaaagcactgagctgatctccctgtgctatgcggctgcttcccactagctatctaccttacatttggtagtgtatatatgtccatgcctctctctcgctttgtcacagcttacccttccccctccccatatcctcaagtccagtctctactaggtctgtgtctctattcctgtcttaccccaagtttcttcatgacatttttttccttaaattccgtatatatgggttagcatacagtatttgtctttctctttctgacttacttcactctgtatgacagactctaggtccacccacctcattacaaatagctcaatttcgtttctttttatggctgagtaatattcccttgtatatatgtgccacatcttctttatccattcatccgatgatggacacgtagattgcttccatctccgggctattgtaaatagagctgcaatgaacattttggtacatgtctctgtttgaattatggttttctcagggtatatgcccagtagtgggattgctgggtcatatggcaagcCAGCATATATTGAGCACCTATGTTTTGCTAGAGAATGTTGATTTAAGTGGAGGTGATGCCTGGACCAtagcccctgccctccaaggttattggtaaagaattttttaaaacgcCGTATAATGTAAACGTATCAGTTTGTACTAAATAAAATCAGGTGTGTTTTATTGCAATGTTAAGTCTCACCAGGGCCTCAGTGCACCTGGAATTGTGTGACGCTAGTAGTCAGAGTCACACCCAGAGCCCTCTCAGGGCAACAAGATGACATGTGTATCTCACTAATGTGTTAATTTATGAATATGCTTTATGGAAGGACTGATTTAGGGTAGTAAAAGCATATCtacatcttagaggaaaagatggtTGCTGACTGGCTGTTATTCTACTCTATCTAAATGCACCTCTTCACAGTATTTTCTAGCACATGTTTACctcaggggaggagggataagtAACTTCAACGACTCATTGCCAGGCTGGAACTAGCAACACCCAGCTTTCAAATGCTCTGTTTATGGGCAAAGAATTTGACAATTATTTAACAACTCTGATTTACAAATGAAAAGTGATAGTTTTcaacatttcataatttaaacATGGTAATGaagatgtaatttttctttcctttccttttatatttgcctgaaatctgaaaaaaaaatatttttaccactACATTTCACAAACATCTTACTAAACCTCTTAAAATCTCCGTTCCCTGGGTCTTGTCCTCTTCCCCTTATTTCATGGTGGTTTGTAGGCATGGGCATGGGTGTGTGTGAGTCTGTGCATGGGCGAGTGCATATGTGTAGGTGCGGGTGTCCCCAGAAACACTCTCTAGCCATGTGATCTTCTCCAGGCCTCACCTCAGTCTTcagtttccagtttctccatctgcGAAACAAGGTTACTggatcttctctctctgtctctgtctctccctcttaaTTAGCATACTGTAAAATGGACTTGTTCAGGATGCAGAGCATTTCCAACATCCTAAAATAACTTCTTCTCACTGTGTTTTATAGTTACACATTCCATGCCTAACCCCTGACCATCacatttgtcttttcaaaaacaTCATATAACAAAAATTGTATGATGTGTAATTTTTTAAGATTaacttctctcacttagcataatggctTTGAAATTCATCTAAGATGTGTGTTTTTCAATAGTTTATTcccttttcattgttgagtagtATTTCTCATATGGATGTTCCGTTACATGGATATTAACTATTTTTCTACCgtttcttaataattttcaatTGGCTGGTGTTAACCTCCACTTATGTTCCACTTTGACCACCCTTTCCATGTCCATTCCTAAGCCATTTCCATCAGCCAGAAATCTCCCACATCCAAATCTTAAATGCCAGATCCTCCTATCTTTTTACCTCTCTTTCTCACGTACCTTGTAGCAATCACGTGAGTCTTGTTGtctttatattatatgtataattttcctcctttctttattttctgtccaTATTGTGGATACTCCTTCATGAGACCTCTTCCCCAACCACTCCTGTTATCTGACTTCTTACTGATTCCCCTTATAGCATTCACTAGCCTTGACTTCTCTGATAGCCCACCCAAGCCTCTTGGCATGATTATCAAACGTTATCACTGTTGAACAGCTGGATCCAAAGGTATTGTTGACAGATGGGGCAAGGGAACAAAACTAGCAAAATGAATTGT
Encoded here:
- the UBQLN3 gene encoding ubiquilin-3: MAKSGEALPQGSPVLVQDPHLIKVTVKTPKDKEDFSVTDTCTIQQLKEEISQRFKAHPDQLILIFAGKILKDPDSLAQCGVRDGLTVHLVIKMQRRTVGTECPAASVPIPAPSLGSLPQPSSIYPADRLPTFSLGVLTGLNGLGLTSGSFPDPPSSLMWQDMSVPEFVAQIIDDSFIQGLLSNTGLVRQLVLDNPHMQQLIQHNPEIGHILNNPEIMRQTMEFLCKPAMMQEMMRSQDRALRNLESIPGGYNVLRTMYTDIMHPMLNAVQEQFGGNPFATTTTANATTSSCQPSRMENCDPLPNPWASTFAGSAGRRGRRPGDQDVSELRNSVCNILGNMRLYDYLQQLHERPLSLRTYLQGIASTLSPSQEPPSPPGSQVPPTSPSSQELESGRPLPRESVAIKGKPSCPAFLRYPTESSARKAGSRDGAGNGSTAHSTNMPDLVSRLECAANKAPFVPSPPSPTAVTAGTPEHVWLPPPAYPRSLRPARMNEAPQLQDEMCWQLPLLLHLQAAMANPRAMHALLQIEQGLQILATEAPRLLLLFMPCLAGLGSTAGSTEPREGALMPADPPLAPGPEVPSAQGSVELGLHSMPFLQMLQALAGANPLQLQPETHFRVQLEQLRAMGFLNPEANLQALIATGGDVDAAVKKLRQL